A window of Punica granatum isolate Tunisia-2019 chromosome 8, ASM765513v2, whole genome shotgun sequence genomic DNA:
ACAACTTATTCAGGACATTGGCCGTCATTCATCCAGCCCCATCATTGTTTGTTGTGATAACATCAAGGCAACATACTTGGCTGTAAATCCGGTTTAGCATCAGCGGTCGAAGCACATTTTAGTAGATTATCATTTTGATCATGAAAGGCCACAACGTGAGGATTTACTAGTTCATTATGTTCCGACTTCGAATCAATTAGCGTATATTCTCATTAAAATTTATCGGTGTCCCCATTTCAGTTACACTGTCACAATCTGTCAATGTCTGCGCCCCCAACAGATTGAGAGGtgtattagaatatatttcgGAATCTCTAAAAACTACTTGCCTTGTATATTGATACTGTACCAGAACACCTCAATTGTAtctatgtatatgtataaatacAATATACCATGACCCAATTGGGTCACGGCTGTTTGGATCCACCCTGCAACTTCAGCCATCTCAACTCGTCTTGTCACATCTTCATTGACATGGCTGAGCTCATTCAACCTGTTATCGAGAGAGTTGAGGTTGTCTCTGAGATTCCGGATATACATCCGGTACTTTGACGTGCACTCCCAACATTTGCAGACAGAGCCGAAGACTGCACTCTGAATATCCATCAGCCCTCTATGGACTGAAATGCAGAAACAAAAATCCTTTTTCAGGGTGAGAACAGAGAGGAGCTATTGGGAGGAAGGGACTCTGTCTTCACAATCCGTCCAACTACATGAAGAGAAGACCTTCAACCACTGCAggggttggttcaagcggctCGACTCTTGTTTcgcttaaataaggtctcaaATTCGAGTCCTTgggaatgcagaaaattcaccTAGGGAGAGCTTTACTCCTTAGTGGACCGACTCGattcgactggattagtcataACTCAATTAGGCTTTCGAACACTTAGGTTCATATAGAAAAAAACACATGTTTCTGCCTTTGTTGAATTATTGTCCTTTTCTTGTTTATTATGATTGCAGGGTCCTGGGACCACAAAACGTAACAAGTCACCATCTCGAAACCAAGAGGCTCTGGATCTATTGGAACTCCTATGCTGCTTTACATACTTGCTTCCTGCTATATCCTCATGATCCATGGGTCTCCCTTATACcagaaaaacgaaaaaaggTACAGATAAATCATGGTGAAATTTCTATGGTCTCCCTCTTCCAACGGCCACAAAGACATGAgtgatatattgaaatttcTATGGTGGAATTGCACAGAGATTTCGTCAAAGTTTACAAGCAAATAATTTATGGCAAGTTGCTTATGACCCCATTGGCGTGATGTTGACTGGAAATAGTGCTCTCTTACTTTGCAGTGTGCTGGAGTCTTGGGAAGAAAAGTCCTCACAATTCACGATCAAAATGTCACCAAAGGTCAAGAGAGCCCCAGTGATTGCCATCAAGGCCAAGAGAGTCCAGTTATTAATGAGAAAACCTTGCAGTATCGAGTAAGATTGAGAGCCTTACTGGATCGAGATTGTTAAAAGTTTGTGACTTACAAATCACTAATGCATTAGAAGATCTACATGGGCAGAGATGGAGTCAAGGTCCCGGTAGGGAGATGAAGCCCGGGCCTAAATCAACGGTGGGAACGGACAATCTTATGGAGAAAGTCTCACTCAATATGATATAGCTGTAGATGCTGGGCCTGTTGAcgataaaaaaagagaaatgtcGCATTCCCTAATAGAGGAGCATGTGTTTGGTCTAGTTCCGATAATGGCCTGGCTCAAACTAAAGTGAAGAATCCTCAGAAACTAGGTGAACTCACAGTGGCATCTGCACTCGAGATATTTGCCCATCACGGTTATCATTCAACCTCCATACATCCAAATCTCGTTGGCCATACAATTTCTCTTGACTTTTCCCTTTCATCACACTTTTGGagggaaaaaacaaaaggatcAGCCTGATCTTCTCTGTTGCTAATGAGGAAGAAAATCGCAGAAAGTTTCACCAATGCATCTTATGGTTTAATTGTCTTCGAGTGGAAGGATAGTTTCTGTTTCAGTACATAATTATCCATGCCAGAAAATCTCTGATACAATTTCCTCTTGATTGTTTTTTTGGGGGATAAGTGTTGGTGCATTCGTTAGATCATAATAAATTTGCAAAGAGTACCAACAAACGTCCAAGCCCTGCAAATTGGGCAATATGAGAACCTTTTAACCGCTAATTGGCACAGAGGCCTGACCTGGAAGCTAAAACAGAACTAGCTTGAGCTGACTCTGTCCATTCTCGTCTTCCCCGAACACAGCCTCGCTGAAACCTTGCAATTTGGGTTTTATCCTCATAGTTGCATAATCAAATGCTACGCCCGCAACAATGAATCTGACAGAGTACCAAACAGCTCCAACTTGACCACCTAAAATTGCAATCAGAAAAGCTGACTATATCATTCTTCAGGACAGTACAGCAGCTAAAGCTATTATCTTCCCAACAAAGAAaagcatatatattatgaaggGAAATATACAAAAACCCCTTGTGGTTTGAGTTGCaccatgtgatttttttagaGACAAATAACACCTCGTGAGACATAGTGGATATCATCGTTAATTTTTTCgtcacttttggtcctcaaacgtttctttttgtcattattaccctcaaacttttaacattttttcaatttggtccaaaaattcgaaaaaaaaaaaagggaaaggggCCGGTGCCGTCAGTCACTGACCCCGACCCCACCACCGAGGTCGTCTGCACCCATAGAGGATTCCGGCGACCATGGAGGTGGGGTTAGGACCGCAGATTGGCAACCCCCACCCCCGAATCCACCGTggatctcaaactcgagatccCGGTCAATTCGGGGGCTAGGGCCATCAATCGGCGACCCTGACCCCACCTTTGAGGTTTCCTACGTCCTTTGAGGGTGTCGGCACCTCGGTGGTGGGGTCGGGGTTGACGACCGGCGGCCCAAGCCCCTCCCTCTTTCCGAATTTTAAGActaaattgcaaaaaaagttaaaagtttgATAGAAAGTTTGAGGacaaaaaatgatgaaaaattcAACGGTGAGTACTTTTCCCTATTATGAATGGCTGAAAGTGGCACTGAAACTGACCAACTTGGTAGAGAAGTGCCGCCTTTGTCTCTCGGTCATCCCATTTCTTCATTGAACCTTTTCCTTGCTGCGAACAAGTGGGAGCTTCTTCAGTTTTGGACAGCCATTGACTTCTACCCGTTCCAGCAAAGGAAACGCCAGCAGCCTACTGCAGATCCTCTCCAATTTCGGAAGATTGATTAAACATAGGTTGATGAGGCATAAGAATATTCTGTACACATGGCTTGCAGCAACATTGCTGCCGATCAGTTCCCGCATTGAGTAACAACTCTCAATTTTGAGGTACTTCAGGTACGGAGCATTATAAATCAAAACTGTCACGTCTTGTAATTGCTGGCAATGAGAGATGGATATCCTTTCAAGGCTTCGGAACCAGTCTTGACTTTCCAGTCTTAAAGGCGGTTTAGGAATCGTACTTCCATAAGGTAGAGAAGATCTGTCACCATATTCAACATCTTCCATGGTGATTTCAGCAAATCGACAATgataaaatgatatatatgtaagaTGCTCCATTCTCCTTGGTGATGACTTTGGGATTGTAAGTGACCCCAACTCAGTAAGCCTGAGTACAGATAAGCAACTCTGCAAGACAGGGCAGCTCATGAATAACTTTTTAACCGTACTATCGAAGGTTAAGGTCAGGTAAATCTCGTCTATTTCGTTCATGCCATTCAACTCCTCTATCAGATTCAGCTCGTCTCCTTCAACTATTCTTCTGGAATTAGAATGGTTTGATCCCCAGTGAAACAATCTTAAGGACGACAGACTTGGGATCAATCCCTCTGGAATGCATGCACGATCTACAAGCAAAACCACCAACTTCGTCAAACGCTTTACTTCCATTGGCAGCTTCATTATCTTTGTCCCCTCCAAATTAAGATATCGCAAATTTCCTAATACTCCAATATCTTCAGTTAACTCTATCAAGCATCCATTCCCTGACAAATCCAAAACTCTCAAGGCTGGCATGGAAGAAAAGAATCCATGTGGAAATGTCTCCACCTCAGTATGCCGTAGTATTAGAGTAGATAGACTGGAGCAAGTAGTCAATGCTGCATCGATGTTTTCAGTATTTTGATCAACCCGCCAGAGAGAGATCTTTTCAGCATCATTCCACTTTTTGACTTCCTTTGGCAGAAAAGACTTCTGCTTCTCCTGAACTATgattttattcttcttctgCCCATGTTCAGAGGATACCCATAGAGCCATATCTCGAACAACATCATGCATTCTAAATTTTCTTCGACAATGATCCTCCAATAAACAAACACGTGTAAGGTTGTTGATTATATCGATTCCACAATCGCTTGCTTCATGTATACCATCACATTCATCAAGAAACCCCTCCCCAATCCATAGATTTATCAATTGCTCCATGTCGTACTCATGATCCTCTGGAAATATTGAACAATACAAGAAGCACTTTTTTTGAGTTTCATTTGGCAAAGCTTCATAGCTAAATTCTAGCACAGAGAGCACCCCTTTTTCCATACCTGCAAAGTTGGATGGACGATTCTTCAAAACTTTAATAGTGCGTCTCCAATCTTCGAGATGCTTCCTACTGGCCATTGATGACCCAACAGTAATAAGAGCAAGCGGCAGGTACTCGCATTCCTCGACCAGAGCTTCGGCAAGTTTTGGGATTTCAACATGAGCAGACCAAGTTTCTTCACCCACCTTCTCTCGGAATAGTTCAAGGGCTTTATGTGGTGACAAACAACCAACCTTCTTTGTTCTGTCAGCTTGCATGAGGCCACAAACTTCCTCTGATCGGGTGGTGAATATTATCTTTGATCTGTGTTGATGACCGCGAGAAGGAATCCCAATATTCAAGAGATCTATTTCCTCCCATATATCATCCAAGAAGAGCATGAAGCTCTTTTTCTTCATAATACTCAATATCTTGCCAGCTCTGTCCTGTTCGCTGAGGTGATGCCATTCAGCTTCAGAGAGTTTCAATTTCTTCCATATGGCgtcttgaattttttcaagATTAGTTGATCGGGACACCACAATCCAAGCAACCACATTATAATCATGCTCAATTTTCAGAAACTCATTGTGGATTTTTCTCAGGAGGGTGGTCTTTCCAACACCGCCCATGCCATACAACCCAATTTGTCTCACCCTTTCATCTTGGACCCAGTTCCACACTTCCTCGAAGGTGGAATCTAAGCCCACCGGCGACTCAAGAGGTATCTCAACCATCAGAGGATCATCTGGCTTGTAGGTATAAACTGTGAAACCACGAGCCTTGCCGAGCTCCTCTTCCAAGGTTGCTCTCTTTTCCTCGGCGTGCTTTGATAGCTGGTGATAGGACGGACAGTTCCTGTTGATGAACATGAGAAAGACTATCAGAAAGGGATCACATAGTCGGATTAAAGCCATCCCACAACAAATGAACATGAGTCGAGTTGTCTGACAGAAAAGTATATGCTTGTGGTGTCTGCAACAAAAATTCAAAGAGTATCAACTATCGACAAGATAGAAAAATACCGACAAAATACATGATTGGATGAGCATATTTATGTGGCGGCATGAGTTTTACAGCAAAATGCAATTGAAGAATGAATGATCAATTGCACAGAGCACTTTGTCACCTGTGAGATTGAAGGTCCCCTCCCACTCCCTGGTTGCTCTTCTCCATTTGTTGCTTCCCTTTCTCCAGAATTTTCCCCACTTCTTCCTTGAGAAGTTCCACTCTTTCCAGCCAGCCACCAACTTCACTTGTTCGCTTCAGGTGCCGATCTTCCTCCATTTTAACTCGCTCCCTCACATCTTCAAACACATGTCCCAGCTCCGCCATCTTGTCCCAAAGAGCCTCTAGAGATCTCTTGAGGACCAGATCGCCTGGCTCATAGGCCACAACTTCAAAACTCCGACCACGGCCGATTTCTGTTTCCACAGTGCTTTCCTTTCTCTCTGCTGCCTTAGACTGCCTGTAGCGTGCCCGGCAGTTCTTGGGATAGAGGCTGCATAGGCAGCTCTTCTCCATCAACTGCTTCCCTTTTGCCAGAATCCCGCTCACTTCAACCTTGAGGGCGTCGACTCTCTCTAACCAGCCATCAACATCGCTTGTTAGGACCCATCCTTTTCCTTCAGCCGTCTCAACTCGTCTTGTCACATCTACCTTGACATGGCTAAGCTCATTCATCTTGTTTTCCAGAGAGTTGAGGTTGTCTCCAAGGTTTTGGATGTACGTCCGGTACTTGGTCGTGCAATCCCAGCACTGAAAGATGGAGCCAAATACTGCAGCTGCACAATCCATTGTTTCCCTGGGTAATAACAGACTGGATTGAAGGGAAAGAGATGAGTCGATGTGCTGCTTCCAAGTTTTAAGTTGAATGTTTCCTGTACccaagcacatccacttgTTTCTGTCTTAGTCAAATACATCATCTGATGGCCACAATGATATGAGTGATAGATTAAAAATTTTACGATAAAACTGCACAGAAATTTCGTCAAAATTTTTGAGCGAATAATTTATGGAAAGTGGTTAACGTAACCCATAGGTCAAGACGGCTTTAATAATTGCCATCACGGCCAAGAGAgcctgaattttatttttgaaaatatcttGAATTATCGAGATTGCTAGAAGGATGAGTATCAAGAGCTTTTCCAGATTGTTAAAAAATCGAGTTCAACCTCCTGTCTTTCCCGCATATTTTTAGACCCCAAAGTCAATCCTATTCTCCGATGGAGTGTTCGTTTCTGAAAACTTCTCAATGTAACTCATGACATATTGAGATTTCTGAGAGAAGTCGAGATGCAGAGTGATGAAGGGTGAATTCCTGGGAGATTTTCTGAAACTAGGAGAAGCGAAATGGCAAAACTACCGACCAACAATTCTTGGGATATAagtttgaaataataaatgacAAACTGTTCCATGAATTAAGATCGAGAGAATGCGAAGGAAAAAGAGGCAATGATTGCTCAAATTCACAGTTTGTCGAAGCCAGGGTCGATTGTGAATGCGTTGTCTACTGTCAAGCCTACGGCATCATATCTTGTGCTTATGTGATTGTGGATTCCTTTCTCGTTTATTCAGCGATTGGATAGAGGACATATCTGACCTACTACGAAATACCCAAACTCGGATATATAATATTGGAACCCAAGAAGATAATGAAAAGCTTAGGGATTAGACTTCGAAATTCTTTATAACCATTTCTGGGTTTGTCCGagctaaaatatatatatatatatatatatatatattatgaagaAAGTCACTTGATCCGCATTGAGGTCGAGGGCGTCCTCCACCTCCCCGGCACCCCACCCGTCAAGCTTGATTCCCAGGATCTCCTCCAGATCGGCGACAAGAAGTTCTATTTCCTCCTCCCCGTAAGGAGCATTCTCGGCTGTACCCTCGGGCCAAGGCACCACGTGGCACCCCCTCCGGCACCGGTGCCAGTAATGCCGCCGCCGTACGGGTACCAGCTCGTGGGGACCAGCGGCAGCTCAGGGGGGAAGAAAGGGAGGGGGAGGGAGTATTACATGGAGGAGTATGAGGAGGACGACGATGGCATTGGTGGTGGAGGCGGTGGCGGCAGTGGTGGCGGCGCCGTGAAGAAACTGAGGAGGGAAGGATTTGATGGCTATGGTTACGGTGGCGGAGCTGGGATAGGCGGAAAAACGGGAGTAGCGCACTCATCGGGTAAGTCCTAATCCTTCCCTTGCTGCTGGTGTTTTGCTGCTCAGTAGGGTTTTCTGCCGATCAAGACAGGAGTattgtcttcttcctctgctgTTTGTGGAGTCTTTTGATTGCTTCAATGGTTTATGATTTGTATGATGGGCTGTCGGATTAGCAGGGCATGTGTATCGGCCTGTACGATGAAGATCGATGTGCTGTGCCGAAAGGGTTACCCCTGCAAGATTGATTTCTCGGTGAAGATGGGCAGTTATAATTCACATTAATGAATCATTCAACTATAATCTTCCCCAAATGTTTTTATGATACATTCTcctgttttccattttcaaaaGCCTGTTTTGTGATGCTTGAACCTTGTTTCGTTTGGCTTAAGGTTATGGAGCCCCGAATACCCTGTTTGTCGTCtctcttaattatttgttGCCAGCGGTTTAGTTATTTGCTTCTTCAAAATTTCGGATGTTAATGTCGTTGACCGTAACATGAACAACTTCTTCCAAATTTAATGAACTACTTCCAAATTAATGAACTTGTGGTTCTATAGACGATTTACATTTAAGCGGATGTGATCTTGCTCCTGGATGCTTAATTTTGTGTAGAGAAAAAGGGAGATGGACAATCGAGAGTCGACAGGGAAGCCGACAATCAGCAGCTTTTGCAGTTGGAGGAGAAGGATGTGGTCTCATCTGTGGCAACAGTGCTCTCCGACGTCTGTGGCCCCAGGGAGTGGATGCCTATGGATAAACTTCATGCTGAGGTTAGATGTCAAACTTCTGCAATTATCTGCTTCCTTATATGCTCTTGTTTTCCCTGCTTTATAAAATCCGCTTTGCTCAATTAATTCCAGATATTTCTAATGAATTTTATCATTTCTGGTGTGGGTCAGTTCCTGTTGATAAAAATGCAACGTGCCTCATATGATCCGTAAAACCTTTTGCTGCTTGTATAGTGATGTATCCTGTTTGCGTTTATGGCATCTATAGTGCAATCTTTGTGTTGTTTTTTTGATAGAATGGGGTTCCTCTCTCACTTGTAATCTCTCTATGCTGTCATTTGTGATTACTTCTGATCTATCAGTTGTtggggggggaaaaaaaaagatatttctTTTCTCTGTTCTTTGCTGTGTTTTTGTTTATGTATCTCGCTATTGCTGAATGAAGGTGTATTGAATTAGTACCTTCAGTTTTGTCTTTCGGGACAGCAGGGAAAGAGTGTTCCACACAGTTATGTCGCATTAAATTTTTAACACGAGTAACTGTTGTCTGGCCTTTATAGTCTTTCCCATATGATGTTTCCTTGggattttcttatatttactGTATTTTGGTCAAGCTGGTGGAGAACTACAGTAATGTCTGGCACCACAGTCGGGTGAGGAGATACCTGACCTCCGAGGAATGGCCGGGCCTCGAATCCCTGGGTAAACCCTGGTATGGTCTGCTCATGCTGCTGAGGAAGAACCCCGAGCATTTTGTCATCAACACCCGGTCTAAGGGTCGGGTCACTCAGGAGTTTGTATCTCTCGTTTCTCTCCTTTCCTGAAATGTTCCAAACAAGTCTTGTCCGTGTTAGGTAACGTTCAAATATGTTACCCGTTTTCATTCCATCTGGCCGGAATCTGGTGCTATTAGCCCATAGATTGTAAATTAGCCGTGAGAATGTTCTATGTTGTATTTCAGAGAGATTTTGTGAACCTGTCTGTAAATGTTAAACAGGTTTGTAACATCTATTCATGTGAACCGCATTCTAGTCATActtgatatttgaaattttcgaGCTTCCAAATTTCTTTCGTCCTTTGCATCAATAGAATTCCTCCACCAGAGAAGGTGCAATTCCAAACTATTGTGCATAAAAAGTTATGATCTTTAAATTTTAACCCTGTGTTTAGGTTTAATGGAAACATTTGATATTATGTCCAATTGGGCTTCTTAGCCATTGATCCAACAGTGCAAGAGGTGCGAATTGCATCTGATGTCACCAGGCTTAAAGGTCGATAAGGCGTGAATCACGTCTGATGGCTCAAATCTAGAAGCCGTTGTTATATTAGCTCTCAATTTCGAAACTGCCTGCGGAAGAGAATCCTTGATAACGTTGAAGCTATTACTAATTTGATCTGCGTCTTGATAATATCGAAGCTGCATAAAAGTTTATATCGGCACCTTGAGTTTAGCCAACCGATCGTTCATTTGCTTTGGTTCATGAGGTATAACACACATAGAACCATATATCAGTGCTCGAATAGAATTTCCCGAATTTGTTCAAATTGAAAGCAATGCCCATTGCCAGATCTCCTCAAGGGGTGTCCAAGCCTAAAACACTAAAGAGACGGAAAAATCCGTCCCAAATTTCATCctataaattttgtttttctatttcgtttttcaattataaatgaGGTTCATGAAACTAATACtgtaaaatataaatcttaataactaataaaaagacATGGGTAGTCGCGTGAGTATTGAACCTGTGACCTTTGGTTACGAAGGGAATGCGTGAGCCACTATCTTACAATCCTCTTTGATAAAATTGTGGGATATATTACTATCACAATTCCGGGAGATTGAGTAAAGGGAGTGTGATTTCCGGAATTCGAACCTATATTATCCTTGTTACATGAGTGAAAACTGCTTATCACTTAACCAATACTGTTTTTGCTCTCTTTTTTCcctattttacttttaataatGAGGATATTTTTTCGCTGATATTATGGACAGGAGTCCCGATAATAAATTGCAGGAATGAAATTTTCGTCTCTAATcaatacataaatataaaacCAAAAAAGTAGAGACCTCCCTATCCTCTGATTAATTTTTCTGTAGCTTCCGAcacatattaaaaaaaattaagaagaaatttgatgattaaagaaattacaaaattaaggggagaagagaagaaaatctGTGGTAACCCATCAGGCCGTTCCCAGCCAACCGATCATCACTGTTCTAATTTTAAAGGGTAAATCGGAGATTGTACTTGAACACGATCCATAACTATctctagttttctttttgtccatctttgaattttataattttttcaccacaaattattttaaaaaaaattttaaattaatgaaagaaaTTTAAACGTAATTCACCGGATGGTATAGTGACTTGTTGTAGGAAGTAATGGGAAAGTTAATGGAGTTAAACTTTGGCTAAATCTTAGCAAAATTTAAGTTCGtcctttattttacaaaatctttcattttttactgTAAATGGAACTCGAGTAAAATACGTTCGAATTTGCCCAAGTCATATTGGCGACAATTAAACCGAAACAATTTGTCAGAATTCTGTCTTGTTTTCTATTTCCAATCGATTACATTGATCCCATATGGTAGTAACGAACGGAAACAACAGTAGGTAGAACATGGCAATATCTCAAGTTCAGGGATATGAATTTAATTCGATTTTGGAGAACTCGTGCCTAAAAACCAAAGTAGATCTAATTCACGTTAACTGAACTATTATAATTCGAGTTTCTCTAATATATTTGGCCGAGAATTGAGCCATTCACATCCATATTTAAATGCATCGGTGCTTGATGTACGCGTCCGTCAAGCTTATTACAGGTTATCTGCATATGCAAATCGCAGGACAAACCTATGCTGGCGTTCCGGTGGCATTAAAAAGGTTTCTGTGAAAAACAAGGCTTTCAGTTCAACAAGAAGAGATAGATCGTTTTATTGCTTGTACTTGATACGCATTTATGCCTACTTACATTGTTTACTTGATCATAATTAGAGATAACAACATTTTGCTTCGTCGAGGGAACACACTTAAACATGATCCACATCTGACAACGAGCTGCGATCAGAATGTTGAAGCGTCATGATACACGACATGATTCATTGTAAGGGGCAAAACAGAATTGCACATGCTGTTATGCTATTGTTAACTGTTACACCCTTTCACGTAGTGCATGCTGCAGACCGGAACTGTGAGCAATCTTTTCGGTGTCAGTTATGGAAGAGCAACAATTTGCCTCTTTCATCGAAAAAGAAGATGGAATTGTTTCTCGAGTTTGGAACACCAAAGTAGCAGAACGAGTTATTTCAATATTTAGAGAAAACagaaggaggaaaaaaaaaaagagctcaTAAACGCTGTCTGATGCTGAAATCTGGTGCAAGGGGACTTCCAACCTGCATCAGCATCCTACCGTTATAGCAACGCTATCCTTCCAGCAGACCTATGCGACCTCAACAATTCCACTGCACGATCCATATCTCTCGCCATTTTCATAAAATCGAATGGCTCATCCAGGCCATTAAACTTGGTAGAGAAGAACTTCTTGTCCTGTTGCTCGTCCCAATGCAGCCTGTTCCACCACCTCTGCTCTCCTACAATTGCCAATGAACGCCCCCATGCACTTCCTCTATTGAGGGGGAGCCGCTCCAGTTTTGGGCATTTCTTGACCTCCAACCGCTCCAGCAAAGGAAAGGGCAGCTCTAACCAGCAAATGCTCTCGAATTCTGGAAGATTTGTTAAGTGAAGTTCAATGATGCATGAGAATATTCCCTCGACACAGAAACCAACTTTCCAACCAATCAGTTCCTGCATTGCGGGACAATCTTCAATTGTGAGGTTGGCAAGGTTCGGAGCATGATAAATTAAGAGACTCATGTCTC
This region includes:
- the LOC116187548 gene encoding disease resistance protein RFL1-like, whose translation is MDCAAAVFGSIFQCWDCTTKYRTYIQNLGDNLNSLENKMNELSHVKVDVTRRVETAEGKGWVLTSDVDGWLERVDALKVEVSGILAKGKQLMEKSCLCSLYPKNCRARYRQSKAAERKESTVETEIGRGRSFEVVAYEPGDLVLKRSLEALWDKMAELGHVFEDVRERVKMEEDRHLKRTSEVGGWLERVELLKEEVGKILEKGKQQMEKSNQGVGGDLQSHRNCPSYHQLSKHAEEKRATLEEELGKARGFTVYTYKPDDPLMVEIPLESPVGLDSTFEEVWNWVQDERVRQIGLYGMGGVGKTTLLRKIHNEFLKIEHDYNVVAWIVVSRSTNLEKIQDAIWKKLKLSEAEWHHLSEQDRAGKILSIMKKKSFMLFLDDIWEEIDLLNIGIPSRGHQHRSKIIFTTRSEEVCGLMQADRTKKVGCLSPHKALELFREKVGEETWSAHVEIPKLAEALVEECEYLPLALITVGSSMASRKHLEDWRRTIKVLKNRPSNFAGMEKGVLSVLEFSYEALPNETQKKCFLYCSIFPEDHEYDMEQLINLWIGEGFLDECDGIHEASDCGIDIINNLTRVCLLEDHCRRKFRMHDVVRDMALWVSSEHGQKKNKIIVQEKQKSFLPKEVKKWNDAEKISLWRVDQNTENIDAALTTCSSLSTLILRHTEVETFPHGFFSSMPALRVLDLSGNGCLIELTEDIGVLGNLRYLNLEGTKIMKLPMEVKRLTKLVVLLVDRACIPEGLIPSLSSLRLFHWGSNHSNSRRIVEGDELNLIEELNGMNEIDEIYLTLTFDSTVKKLFMSCPVLQSCLSVLRLTELGSLTIPKSSPRRMEHLTYISFYHCRFAEITMEDVEYGDRSSLPYGSTIPKPPLRLESQDWFRSLERISISHCQQLQDVTVLIYNAPYLKYLKIESCYSMRELIGSNVAASHVYRIFLCLINLCLINLPKLERICSRLLAFPLLERVEVNGCPKLKKLPLVRSKEKVQ
- the LOC116188868 gene encoding FHA domain-containing protein FHA2-like; this encodes FLGLSELKYIYIYIYIYYEESHLIRIEVEGVLHLPGTPPVKLDSQDLLQIGDKKFYFLLPVRSILGCTLGPRHHVAPPPAPVPVMPPPYGYQLVGTSGSSGGKKGRGREYYMEEYEEDDDGIGGGGGGGSGGGAVKKLRREGFDGYGYGGGAGIGGKTGVAHSSEKKGDGQSRVDREADNQQLLQLEEKDVVSSVATVLSDVCGPREWMPMDKLHAELVENYSNVWHHSRVRRYLTSEEWPGLESLGKPWYGLLMLLRKNPEHFVINTRSKGRVTQEFVSLVSLLS